The following is a genomic window from Flavobacterium crassostreae.
GATTGGTTTTAGAGCCAGCACTCATACTGGTGGTACCAATTGGAATAATATGGTTTCTAAAGGTTTCGTTTTCTCGAGTGGAGATCGAAATTTCTAAATCTTCATTCCATAAACGGTAGGCACAAATTAGTTGGGTTAAATCTTTGTCATCCATTATAAAATTAGGAGGAACGGTTCCTTCAGCAGGGCGAAGTCTTGGAAAAGAAACAGAATATTTGGTCTTCCAGTATGTTTTTTGCAAATAATCCAAATGCAAAGCATTAAAAAAACTATCCGTACGCCAATCTTCTAAACCAAGCAAAACCCCTAGGCCAATCTTATGAATTCCGGCTTTGCCTATTCTGTCTGGGGTGTCTAAACGAAAATCAAAGTTGGATTTCTTGCCCTTGGTGTGGTATTTCTTGTAGACCTCTTGATGGTAGGTTTCTTGATACACCAAAACCGAATACACACCCGCTTTGTGCAAAAGGGTATATTCTTCTTGGGATAGTGGTTGTACTTCTACCGACAAAGTAGAAAAATCTTTTTGGATTACCTCAATTGCATTCAAAAAGTAATTAATGTTTACGGTATAATTGGCTTCTCCAGAAACTAATAAAACATGGTCAAATCCCAGATCCTTTAAAGCCTTTACCTCTTGTTTTATCTCGGAGTCCATTAGGGTTTTTCGTTTAATTTTGTTGTCTAAACTAAAACCACAGTAGGTGCAAATGTTTTGGCATTCATTGCTTAAATACAAAGGCGCATACATTTGGATGGTTTTGCCAAAACGTTTTTGGGTTAACCGATGGCATTCTTGCGCCATTTGTTCCAGGTAAGGCTGTGCTGCAGGAGAGAGCAATACCAAGAAATCGTCTAAATTTCTTTTGGTTTTTGCCAAAGATTGGACTACTTCTTTGGAGGTGGTTTGGTAAATTTTTAATTTTATAGTTTCCCAATCGTAATTTTCAAAAACCGATTTAAATTTTTTCATTAGTAGGATTTATTATGGTAAATTTTGCTGCCTTTTCAGGTAGTTACTTCGGGATTAATTTTAGCGATCCAAAAATGCCGTTAACGGGCTCGAGGCAACGGCATGTTGGTACTGCTGTCCTAGTTTGGCTTCAAAGGCTTTTCTACCCGCAATTACGGCTTCTTTAAAAGCTTCGGCCATTAGTATTGGGTTTCCTGCAACGGCTATGGCTGTGTTAACTAAAACAGCATCTGCACCCAATTCCATTGCTTTTGCTGCATCTGATGGAGCTCCAATTCCGGCATCAATAATTACCGGTACGTTGCTTTGTTCAATTATAATTTCTAAAAAATCAATTGTTTTTAGGCCTTTATTGCTGCCAATTGGGGAGCCTAGTGGCATCACTGCAGCAGTTCCGACCTCCTCTAAGCGTTTACACAAAACAGGATCGGCGTGTATATAAGGCAATACTATAAAGCCAAGTTTGGCCAATTCTTCGGTAGCTTTTAGAGTTTCAATAGCATCCGGCATTAAATACCTCGGGTCCGGATGGATTTCAAGTTTTAGCCAATTGGTGCCCAGTGCTTCTCGTGCAAGTTGTGCCGCAAAAACGGCTTCTTTAGCATTTCGGGCACCAGATGTGTTGGGCAATAAATTAATTTTTGGATGTTGCAAATGGGTTATTATTGTATCGGTATCGGTTTCTAGATCAATCCGCTTAAGGGCCACGGTTACTAGTTCTGTCTGGGAGGCAATAATGGCTTGTTCCATGGTGGCATTAGAGCCAAACTTTCCGGTTCCTAAAAACAAGCGCGAATGGAATGTTTTGTCACCAATTTTAAACAACGAGGTTTCCATATAAATTGTTTTTTAATTGTTTAATTGTTTTTTTTGGATGGCTACAATGGGTTATTAAACCCGAAACAGCAATGCCATAGACCCCGGTTTGCATTAGCGGTTGTACGTCATTGAGCGTAATGCCTCCAATGGCATAAACAGGTGTACTAAGCCCGTTTTGGTGCATTTTAGTTAGTATAGAGCGGTAGCCTTCTAGACCCAAAACAGGGCTTAGATTCTCTTTGGTGGTTGTAAATTGATACGGACCAAGCCCAATGTAATCACAGCCATTTTGGATGTGTTTTTGTATGTCTTCAAAGCTATTTGCGGTAGCGCCAATAATTTTGGTAGCGCCAAAAATGTTGCGAGCTTGGTCAATTGGCATGTCTGTTAGTCCTAAATGCACGCCATCTGCAGCAATGTGTTTGGCAAGAGCTACGTTATCATTGATGATTAAATGGGCCAAATACTCTTGGCATAAAATTTTAACCGCTTCTGCTAGTGCAAAAGTATCCGAATCCTGCTTTGATTTAAAGCGCATTTGGATCCAATGGCATCCGTTATCCAAAGCGAGATGAATGTTGTTTAGTTGTGCCGCAACTGTACTGCCTTGCGAGATGTATTGTAGTTTGTTAAACATGATGGTATCCTAGTTTGGTGGTATTGGATGATAAATAGTTTTCAATATATGTTTTGGCATTTTTACAAGCCATAACCATACGCTGTTTTTTAGCCAAATTAGCCGTAATTGCAGCCGATAGTACGCAGCCAGAGCCGTGTTTTTCATATCCCAGAGTATTCTGTGGATCCAATCTAAAAACAGTATCGTTGGTAAATAATTGGTCGACACCCAATGTCTCGGGATGGTGTCCTCCTTTTAATAAAACCGCAACATGTTCAGAAAGTTTTTGGGCCATAATCTCCGCAGTGGCTAGCGGTGGCATTAGTTGCATTATTTCTGTATAATTGGGAGTGATGAGGTCTATCTGCTCGATTATTGTTAGCAATTGGGCTTGATTTTCGATGGTTAAAAAATCAAAATTGGTAGAAGATTTTAAAACAGTATCCCACACAATTTTGGTGTTGGGAGATAGTCTCTTTATGGTAGCAACCACTTCGCTCAAATAGGCTAGAGAAGGGACAATTCCTATTTTTGCCACAGCTACAGGATGGGTTTGTAATAATTTGGAGATAGATTCTAAAACAAAGTCTAAAGGTGTCCATTGTATAGCAAAAAAACGTTCTGCGGTTTGTATCGTGTTTGCGGTAAGCACAGCAAGGCCAACCACTTGGTGTTGTTCAAATGTTTTACAATCTGCCAAAACGCCTGCTCCTCCCGAGGGATCAAATCCGGCAATACTTAAAACAAAAGGACGATTTTCTGACATAATTTAAAATTTTCAATTGCATTATTTTGATTCCAGATGGTTCCTAACAAGGCTAAATCATCAAAACCATTTTGTAAGGTATAGTGTATTTTGTCTGCTGCAATACCGCCTAATGCTACGAGCTTGGTTTGGTAATTGGTTCTTTTTTTTAATTCTACAAAAGCATCCGTCTTGGGCTGGTAATTTTCTTTAGAAATACTACTAAAAACAGGGCTCAAAAACGCATAATCAAAGCAATGGTCTAATTCATTAAAATCAGTTATGCTATGGGTTGCTGTTGATAGATGAAATCCTGATTTTTTATAATTTTTTAAAACAGATTTAGGAGTACTATTGCGTGCTTTTTCAGTAAAATGAATCCGATGGATCCCTAGAGCTTGCGCCAAATGGTGGTGGCTGTGGAGTACCAAATTCTGGGAGTATTCTAAGCCTATATTTTCAATAAAATGAACCATTTGAGGTGCTGAAAAATCTGGTTTTCGCAAATGAAATGTGCGCATTCCTTGTTGGAATAATGCGTGTATCAAAGAAATTTCATCACCAATAGCTGTAGGACTTGAGATTACAATCATGTGTATTTTTATAAAAACACCAGAGACGCGTTACAATAAAGAATATAGCATACGTCATGGGTTTGTTCCCCGAATCGATATGCTAGATTCTTTTTTTCTAAATTTCAGGATTAACTGTAAATTTCTTTACCTTGTTCAATAAACTCTTCGGATTTTTCTTGCATTCCTTTTTCGGCCTCGGCAACATCCCGTATTTCTTGGGATATTTTCATAGAACAAAATTTAGGACCACACATAGAACAAAAGTGAGCAACCTTAGCTCCTTCAGCAGGAAGTGTTTCGTCATGAAATTCTCTTGCAGTATCGGGATCTAAAGATAAATTAAATTGATCGTTCCATCGGAATTCAAATCGCGCTTTACTTAAGGCATTGTCTCGGTATTGAGAACCTGGGTGTCCTTTGGCTAAATCTGCAGCATGGGCGGCAATTTTATAGGTAATAACACCATCTTTTACATCTTTTTTGTTTGGTAAACCAAGGTGTTCTTTTGGGGTAACATAACACAACATTGCACATCCGTACCAGCCAATCATGGCTGCTCCAATAGCCGAAGTA
Proteins encoded in this region:
- the thiH gene encoding 2-iminoacetate synthase ThiH; this translates as MKKFKSVFENYDWETIKLKIYQTTSKEVVQSLAKTKRNLDDFLVLLSPAAQPYLEQMAQECHRLTQKRFGKTIQMYAPLYLSNECQNICTYCGFSLDNKIKRKTLMDSEIKQEVKALKDLGFDHVLLVSGEANYTVNINYFLNAIEVIQKDFSTLSVEVQPLSQEEYTLLHKAGVYSVLVYQETYHQEVYKKYHTKGKKSNFDFRLDTPDRIGKAGIHKIGLGVLLGLEDWRTDSFFNALHLDYLQKTYWKTKYSVSFPRLRPAEGTVPPNFIMDDKDLTQLICAYRLWNEDLEISISTRENETFRNHIIPIGTTSMSAGSKTNPGGYVVDPQSLEQFEISDERSVSEIAHIIKQSGYEPVWKDWEKAFN
- a CDS encoding thiazole synthase, which translates into the protein METSLFKIGDKTFHSRLFLGTGKFGSNATMEQAIIASQTELVTVALKRIDLETDTDTIITHLQHPKINLLPNTSGARNAKEAVFAAQLAREALGTNWLKLEIHPDPRYLMPDAIETLKATEELAKLGFIVLPYIHADPVLCKRLEEVGTAAVMPLGSPIGSNKGLKTIDFLEIIIEQSNVPVIIDAGIGAPSDAAKAMELGADAVLVNTAIAVAGNPILMAEAFKEAVIAGRKAFEAKLGQQYQHAVASSPLTAFLDR
- a CDS encoding thiamine phosphate synthase is translated as MFNKLQYISQGSTVAAQLNNIHLALDNGCHWIQMRFKSKQDSDTFALAEAVKILCQEYLAHLIINDNVALAKHIAADGVHLGLTDMPIDQARNIFGATKIIGATANSFEDIQKHIQNGCDYIGLGPYQFTTTKENLSPVLGLEGYRSILTKMHQNGLSTPVYAIGGITLNDVQPLMQTGVYGIAVSGLITHCSHPKKTIKQLKNNLYGNLVV
- a CDS encoding hydroxymethylpyrimidine/phosphomethylpyrimidine kinase; this translates as MSENRPFVLSIAGFDPSGGAGVLADCKTFEQHQVVGLAVLTANTIQTAERFFAIQWTPLDFVLESISKLLQTHPVAVAKIGIVPSLAYLSEVVATIKRLSPNTKIVWDTVLKSSTNFDFLTIENQAQLLTIIEQIDLITPNYTEIMQLMPPLATAEIMAQKLSEHVAVLLKGGHHPETLGVDQLFTNDTVFRLDPQNTLGYEKHGSGCVLSAAITANLAKKQRMVMACKNAKTYIENYLSSNTTKLGYHHV
- a CDS encoding thiamine phosphate synthase, translated to MIVISSPTAIGDEISLIHALFQQGMRTFHLRKPDFSAPQMVHFIENIGLEYSQNLVLHSHHHLAQALGIHRIHFTEKARNSTPKSVLKNYKKSGFHLSTATHSITDFNELDHCFDYAFLSPVFSSISKENYQPKTDAFVELKKRTNYQTKLVALGGIAADKIHYTLQNGFDDLALLGTIWNQNNAIENFKLCQKIVLLF